In a genomic window of Pararge aegeria chromosome 7, ilParAegt1.1, whole genome shotgun sequence:
- the LOC120624967 gene encoding 3-oxoacyl-[acyl-carrier-protein] reductase FabG-like yields the protein MSFKNKVVIVTGASSGIGAATAVEFSSQGAKVIMVGRNETKLTKVASKCSHPLVLLADMAKDEDVKRIVDQTIKKFGQIDIVVNNAGLSRNGGLLEDNIMEAYDTIMNVNVRGLVYLTSLAAPYLAKTKGNVVNISSAAAFFTPPIAGAISYYISKAAVCHFGACAAAELAPYGIRVNTVSPGPVKTDLFENCNIDIKYKDFEKLVALGRVSEPKEIADVILFLASDKAKGITGSDFLADNGMVIKRG from the coding sequence ATGAGTTTCAAGAATAAAGTAGTAATTGTAACTGGTGCCAGCTCCGGCATCGGGGCAGCAACCGCTGTGGAATTCAGTTCCCAGGGGGCAAAAGTGATTATGGTGGGTCGCAATGAGACCAAGCTGACTAAAGTGGCCTCCAAATGCTCGCATCCTCTTGTATTGCTTGCTGACATGGCCAAAGACGAAGACGTCAAACGCATTGTTGACCAAACTATCAAGAAATTTGGCCAAATAGACATCGTAGTTAACAATGCGGGACTTTCACGCAACGGTGGGCTCCTAGAAGACAACATTATGGAAGCATACGACACCATCATGAACGTCAACGTCCGTGGTCTTGTGTATCTCACATCCCTCGCAGCTCCATATCTCGCTAAAACTAAAGGTAACGTCGTCAACATATCCAGCGCTGCTGCATTTTTCACGCCACCAATAGCAGGAGCTATAAGTTATTATATCTCTAAAGCTGCTGTTTGCCACTTCGGGGCATGCGCTGCTGCAGAATTAGCACCTTACGGAATCAGAGTGAATACGGTTAGTCCGGGTCCAGTCAAGACAGATTTATTTGAGAACTGtaacatagatataaaatataaagactTTGAGAAGCTGGTTGCCCTAGGCAGAGTGTCGGAGCCTAAGGAAATAGCGGATGTAATCCTATTTCTGGCAAGTGATAAAGCTAAAGGTATAACGGGATCTGATTTCTTGGCCGACAATGGTATGGTTATCAAACGTGGCTAA